One window of Cohnella hashimotonis genomic DNA carries:
- a CDS encoding 4,5-dihydroxyphthalate decarboxylase gives MTQPKLTVAMSESDRTLKLLSAARRPAGFEIEAKRETVEQIFINQISEATYDVAELSLASYLIAKGGGDTRLTAIPVFLSRSFRHNAIYVRADSPLRHPSELKGKRFGFPEFQMTAAVWVRGMFREEWAIRGDEMQWFTFRPERVPVDIPATLAEGDIFEALAEGRVDAIMSARRPPAHLFPASGEGGVIRRLIPNVWDEERAYYERSGIFPIMHLVSLKAETARRFPELPRLLYELLLDIKNEGIAAQLETIKNNSSDPWGWESVERSSKLMNDDIWPYGASANWSQIGKFMGYLREDGLLKRGLAPEEVFHPSVWHT, from the coding sequence ATGACCCAACCCAAGCTGACGGTCGCGATGTCGGAGAGCGACCGCACGCTGAAGCTGCTGTCCGCCGCCCGCCGCCCGGCCGGCTTTGAGATCGAAGCCAAGCGGGAAACGGTGGAGCAAATTTTTATCAACCAAATATCCGAGGCAACGTACGACGTGGCTGAGCTGTCGCTCGCTTCGTACTTGATCGCCAAGGGCGGCGGAGATACGCGTCTGACGGCCATCCCTGTCTTTCTGTCGCGCTCGTTCCGGCACAATGCGATCTACGTGCGCGCGGACAGCCCGCTGCGCCATCCTTCCGAGCTGAAGGGCAAACGCTTCGGGTTTCCCGAATTCCAGATGACGGCGGCGGTCTGGGTGAGAGGCATGTTCCGCGAAGAGTGGGCGATCCGCGGCGATGAGATGCAGTGGTTCACCTTCCGTCCGGAGCGGGTTCCCGTGGACATCCCGGCGACGCTCGCCGAGGGCGACATCTTCGAAGCGCTGGCTGAAGGACGCGTCGATGCGATCATGTCGGCGCGCCGCCCGCCGGCGCATCTGTTCCCGGCTTCGGGCGAAGGCGGCGTCATCCGCCGGCTCATCCCGAACGTGTGGGACGAGGAGCGGGCCTATTACGAGCGCTCCGGCATTTTTCCGATCATGCACCTGGTATCGCTGAAGGCGGAGACGGCCCGGCGGTTTCCGGAGCTGCCCCGGCTCCTGTACGAGCTGTTGCTCGATATCAAGAACGAGGGCATCGCCGCGCAACTGGAGACGATCAAGAACAACAGCTCCGATCCGTGGGGCTGGGAGTCGGTGGAGCGCTCGTCGAAGCTGATGAACGACGATATCTGGCCATACGGCGCGTCCGCCAATTGGTCGCAGATCGGCAAGTTCATGGGTTATCTGCGCGAGGACGGCCTGCTGAAGCGGGGGCTGGCGCCGGAGGAAGTGTTTCACCCGTCGGTCTGGCATACCTGA
- a CDS encoding 2Fe-2S iron-sulfur cluster-binding protein, with product MSDIKLQVTRGEAGSEPAVVSYDVPYREGMSLLDAIFWIREHRDPSLTVRYSCRSANACKECSALVDGKAGFLCSIRAKAGSEVRVEPLKGRPWIRDLATDLD from the coding sequence ATGTCCGACATCAAGCTGCAGGTGACGCGCGGAGAAGCCGGCTCGGAGCCGGCCGTCGTCTCTTATGACGTGCCTTATCGGGAAGGAATGAGTCTGCTCGATGCGATCTTCTGGATCCGCGAGCACCGCGATCCGTCCCTGACGGTGCGCTATTCCTGCCGCTCGGCCAATGCCTGCAAGGAATGCTCGGCGCTCGTGGACGGCAAGGCCGGCTTCCTGTGCAGCATTCGCGCCAAGGCCGGCAGCGAAGTCCGCGTCGAACCGCTCAAGGGGCGCCCTTGGATCAGGGATCTGGCGACGGATCTGGATTAA
- a CDS encoding ABC transporter ATP-binding protein, whose product MNLDVKRLSVSLGRADIVRDLSLKVHGKQFVGLIGPNGCGKSTLLKSIYKVIKPNTGEVTLADTDLIKSSPKKIAQMMGVVGQFNDLSFDFAVREMVLMGRTPHKRMLDADNAGDLALVDQALRQVGMERYADRSYLSLSGGEKQRVILARALAQEPKFLVLDEPTNHLDIKYQLQILNIVKRLDIGVLAALHDLSLAAKYCDYLYVVKQGRIAAEGPPQEVITRRIIADVFEVECETYTNPVTGELGIAYLTS is encoded by the coding sequence ATGAACCTGGACGTGAAACGCCTGTCCGTATCGCTCGGCCGCGCCGACATCGTGAGAGACCTCTCGCTCAAGGTGCACGGCAAGCAGTTCGTCGGTCTCATCGGCCCGAACGGCTGCGGCAAGTCCACGCTGCTCAAGAGCATCTATAAGGTGATCAAGCCCAATACAGGCGAAGTTACGCTTGCGGATACGGACCTCATCAAGTCGTCGCCCAAAAAAATCGCCCAGATGATGGGCGTCGTCGGACAGTTCAACGACCTCAGCTTCGACTTTGCCGTCCGCGAGATGGTGCTGATGGGCCGCACGCCGCACAAACGCATGCTCGACGCGGACAATGCCGGGGACCTGGCGCTCGTGGATCAGGCGCTGCGCCAGGTCGGCATGGAGCGTTATGCGGACCGCAGCTACCTGTCGCTCTCCGGCGGCGAAAAGCAGCGGGTCATCCTCGCTCGCGCGCTCGCGCAGGAGCCCAAGTTCCTCGTGCTCGATGAGCCGACCAACCATCTGGACATCAAATATCAGCTGCAGATTTTGAACATCGTTAAACGGCTCGATATCGGCGTCCTTGCGGCGCTGCACGACCTCTCGCTAGCGGCTAAATATTGCGACTACCTGTATGTCGTGAAACAGGGACGCATCGCGGCGGAAGGCCCGCCACAGGAGGTTATCACGAGGCGGATCATCGCGGACGTGTTCGAGGTGGAATGCGAGACGTATACGAATCCGGTGACGGGGGAGCTTGGGATTGCGTATTTGACGTCGTAG
- a CDS encoding LLM class flavin-dependent oxidoreductase, with protein MSASNQQDQQLWTPEEPQNLPDSPLSRAFSQPLMLGLFLPLQTGGWSQSTLPRGTDWSFEYNKRLTQQAENLGFDIAFGLSQWLPKGGFGGETGYRENFLDPFVSAVALASATRRILLMGTIHILYGPWHPMHLAKFLATADHISQGRFGANIVTGYAENEPKMFGVTRGDHDRRYAQSAEFTRICNALWSGVDNLTYKGEFYNLEEAYVSPRPLYGRPVLATASGSPAGFDYASKYSDVVFVSSPAGEKLEDALPKLPAHVATVKNAAAALGRKIRVIINPTIIVRPTREEAFAYYQAIMDHADLGAIGSFSARHKAGDSQSWLEHSARGRAVGGHLHVVGSPEDVAEQLGQLHAAGIDGIQITFYDYEPELAYFGESVIPLLEQAGLRHAVQPEA; from the coding sequence ATGAGCGCCTCCAATCAACAAGATCAGCAGCTTTGGACGCCGGAAGAACCGCAGAATCTGCCGGACAGCCCGCTGTCGCGGGCGTTCTCCCAGCCGCTGATGCTCGGCTTGTTTTTGCCGCTGCAGACGGGAGGCTGGTCCCAATCGACGCTGCCGAGAGGCACCGACTGGTCGTTCGAGTACAACAAGCGGCTGACGCAGCAGGCGGAAAACTTAGGCTTCGACATCGCCTTCGGCCTGTCGCAATGGCTGCCCAAGGGCGGCTTCGGCGGGGAGACCGGCTACCGGGAAAACTTCCTCGACCCGTTCGTGTCCGCGGTCGCGCTTGCGTCCGCGACGCGCCGCATCTTGCTGATGGGCACCATTCACATTCTGTACGGGCCCTGGCATCCGATGCATCTGGCGAAGTTTCTGGCGACGGCCGACCATATCTCGCAGGGCCGCTTCGGGGCGAACATCGTGACGGGCTACGCGGAAAACGAGCCGAAAATGTTCGGCGTCACCCGCGGCGATCACGACCGGCGCTACGCGCAGTCCGCCGAGTTCACGCGCATTTGCAACGCGCTGTGGTCCGGCGTCGACAATCTGACTTATAAAGGCGAGTTCTATAACCTCGAGGAGGCGTACGTCTCCCCGCGTCCGCTGTACGGCCGCCCCGTGCTGGCTACGGCTTCGGGCTCGCCTGCGGGCTTCGACTACGCGTCCAAGTATTCCGACGTCGTGTTCGTCTCGAGCCCGGCCGGTGAGAAGCTGGAGGACGCGCTGCCCAAGCTGCCGGCGCACGTGGCGACGGTCAAGAATGCCGCAGCCGCGCTCGGCCGCAAGATCCGCGTCATCATCAACCCGACCATCATCGTGCGCCCGACGCGCGAGGAAGCGTTCGCCTATTATCAGGCGATCATGGATCATGCCGATCTAGGCGCGATCGGCAGCTTCTCGGCGCGCCACAAAGCCGGCGACAGCCAGTCCTGGCTCGAGCATAGCGCCAGAGGGCGCGCCGTGGGCGGCCACCTGCACGTCGTCGGCTCGCCGGAGGACGTCGCGGAGCAGCTTGGCCAGCTTCACGCGGCGGGCATCGACGGCATCCAGATCACGTTTTACGATTACGAGCCGGAGCTCGCCTACTTTGGCGAGAGCGTCATCCCGCTGCTCGAGCAGGCCGGTCTGCGGCATGCGGTGCAGCCGGAGGCATGA